The following proteins are co-located in the Gloeocapsa sp. PCC 7428 genome:
- a CDS encoding tRNA (5-methylaminomethyl-2-thiouridine)(34)-methyltransferase MnmD produces the protein MPSVDFVPQPTADGSFTFFSAEFNEAFHSQYGARQEAERKFVEPTQLQYKAQQPQLRILDICYGLGYNTAAALATIWQVNPRCYVEVVGLESNPDVPKSAIAHQLLQSWDEPVPRVLTQLANKHQVQTSNCKAALLIGDARKTIQTLHQLNFQADAIFLDPFSPPHCPQLWTVEFLQQVALCLTPHGRLATYSCAAAVRTALIQTGLKIGSTPPVGRRSPGTVAAWEAIDLPTLSPEEQEYLLTRAAIPYRDPQLSDSATVILQRRQQEQNASSLMSTSQWRKQTIKNSKNALQNT, from the coding sequence ATGCCAAGCGTTGATTTTGTTCCCCAGCCTACCGCCGATGGCTCATTTACGTTTTTTTCCGCAGAATTTAATGAAGCGTTTCACAGTCAATACGGAGCGCGTCAGGAAGCTGAAAGAAAGTTTGTCGAACCAACGCAACTGCAATACAAAGCCCAGCAACCTCAATTACGGATATTAGATATTTGCTACGGTTTGGGCTATAACACAGCAGCGGCTTTAGCAACAATTTGGCAAGTGAATCCTCGTTGCTACGTTGAGGTTGTCGGTTTAGAGTCGAATCCAGATGTCCCAAAATCAGCGATCGCGCATCAACTGCTGCAATCTTGGGATGAACCCGTACCGCGAGTTCTGACTCAATTAGCAAACAAACATCAAGTACAAACAAGCAATTGTAAAGCAGCGCTACTCATTGGTGATGCCCGAAAGACAATTCAAACATTACATCAACTCAACTTTCAAGCTGATGCTATTTTTCTCGATCCCTTCTCACCACCACATTGCCCGCAACTTTGGACAGTAGAATTTCTCCAGCAGGTTGCTTTATGCTTAACTCCTCATGGACGCTTAGCGACGTATTCGTGTGCGGCGGCGGTTCGTACCGCGTTGATCCAAACTGGGTTAAAAATTGGTTCGACACCACCCGTCGGAAGGCGATCGCCAGGAACAGTAGCGGCTTGGGAAGCCATTGATCTCCCTACATTATCGCCAGAAGAACAAGAGTATCTCCTCACGCGTGCGGCGATTCCTTACCGCGATCCACAATTAAGCGATTCAGCTACTGTTATTTTGCAACGACGTCAGCAAGAACAAAACGCAAGCTCATTAATGTCAACATCACAGTGGCGAAAGCAGACTATAAAAAATAGTAAAAACGCTCTACAAAATACTTAA
- a CDS encoding tyrosinase family protein gives MSSSLSRREVLRLLSFLSAGAAGVGSVPLISELFASKATAQTSSVYVRENIATFMQSPTKIAALRRGIQVMQSRSSSNPTSWIYQANMHGIPSNESRRLTAWGTCNHGSFFFFPWHRMYLYYFERILRQASGDSTLALPYWNYSDFPDQRTLPEAFRNRLLPDGSTNSLYVEQRAPGINQGTTALASAEVSYEGAFQRTNFFHTSSGQQSFGGRRATSAMHRGSGGGLLEGRPHNQVHVVVGGSSGWMRQVEMAARDPIFWLHHSNIDRLWERWLLLGNGRANPTNDSDWMSDRFTFFDENARQVTMRGRDILNTVQQLNYRYDDAPLGNQVLVNGMSDANRSTQQITATPQLLATTPMNNQQMLVELREAPVTLNLRFPQSQGVRPFSSSRTITAGSVTLNVEKVEYNPRNSIPYEVYINLPQGVPPDRNSPYYVGRLALFAHPQKATFSLDITEAVSELQRLNLITGDSISVTFVPPGGEMNLIQRTERTREVPGVVRFERVTITTTN, from the coding sequence ATGTCTTCTAGTCTTTCGCGACGCGAAGTTTTAAGGCTACTCAGCTTCTTATCTGCTGGGGCTGCTGGTGTAGGAAGTGTGCCACTAATTAGCGAACTTTTTGCAAGTAAAGCCACGGCACAAACAAGCTCTGTTTATGTTCGTGAAAATATAGCTACATTCATGCAGTCGCCTACAAAAATTGCAGCTTTAAGAAGAGGAATTCAGGTGATGCAGTCGCGGTCTAGTTCTAACCCGACAAGCTGGATTTACCAAGCTAATATGCATGGTATTCCCAGCAACGAGTCGCGCAGATTGACAGCATGGGGTACTTGCAATCACGGAAGCTTTTTCTTTTTTCCTTGGCACCGAATGTATTTATACTACTTCGAGCGAATTCTACGTCAGGCGTCTGGCGATTCGACTTTAGCGCTTCCATACTGGAATTATTCAGATTTTCCCGATCAGCGGACTTTACCTGAAGCATTTCGGAATCGACTACTACCTGATGGCTCTACCAATTCGCTCTATGTAGAACAGCGCGCCCCTGGGATTAACCAAGGTACGACAGCGTTAGCATCAGCTGAAGTCAGTTACGAGGGGGCTTTTCAACGTACAAACTTCTTTCATACCAGTTCTGGACAGCAAAGCTTTGGTGGTCGAAGAGCTACAAGTGCAATGCACCGAGGTTCTGGGGGAGGACTTTTGGAGGGACGACCACATAACCAAGTTCATGTTGTTGTTGGTGGTAGCAGTGGTTGGATGCGTCAGGTAGAAATGGCGGCTCGCGATCCAATTTTTTGGCTCCATCATTCAAACATTGACCGGTTGTGGGAACGGTGGCTTTTGTTAGGTAATGGAAGAGCAAATCCTACCAATGATAGTGATTGGATGAGCGATCGCTTTACCTTCTTTGATGAAAATGCCAGACAAGTGACAATGCGTGGTAGAGATATCCTTAATACAGTGCAGCAACTAAACTATAGATATGACGACGCCCCCTTGGGAAACCAAGTGCTGGTAAATGGAATGAGCGATGCTAACCGCTCTACACAGCAAATAACTGCAACTCCTCAACTGTTAGCGACAACACCTATGAACAATCAGCAAATGTTGGTAGAACTCAGAGAAGCTCCAGTGACTCTAAATTTACGATTCCCACAGTCACAAGGAGTAAGACCATTTAGTAGTTCTAGAACCATAACAGCAGGTTCTGTCACACTCAACGTTGAGAAGGTTGAATATAACCCCAGAAATTCAATTCCCTATGAGGTTTACATTAACCTCCCACAAGGAGTTCCTCCAGACCGCAACAGTCCTTACTATGTAGGCAGATTAGCACTATTTGCGCATCCTCAAAAAGCCACCTTTAGTCTTGATATTACTGAAGCGGTAAGCGAGCTACAGCGACTTAATCTAATAACAGGAGATTCTATCTCAGTTACTTTCGTTCCACCTGGTGGAGAGATGAATCTAATACAAAGAACGGAGCGCACTAGAGAAGTGCCAGGAGTCGTTCGCTTTGAACGCGTGACAATTACCACTACCAATTAA